A genomic region of Dreissena polymorpha isolate Duluth1 chromosome 4, UMN_Dpol_1.0, whole genome shotgun sequence contains the following coding sequences:
- the LOC127876190 gene encoding myogenesis-regulating glycosidase-like — translation MDSESHLNVQKGEKENDKLLHQTELSPGGNYGVGDMGEKAPLEAGHSLEGDSLNSSFANRSGSQKTGKEAYLKSLAEEDAPQATCKKKALKVVVTVLFILIVIGSIIIWTVHEGRPKKHIGNKYFDFIPKKRVLDVYNEKDDIVFSGIIRVSDFEVGALKKCYDMEMQNDFCYIFDDGPIFKFRPYDLNPSVHCIDLMWENLKSYSPTDCFNIGHSFWYGIPNFKGGFWPLIPDQISIDSLSYMPFSKEITGHILEKLWISAIGTAVISHENIPISVSFNSGNDKTLCIQMDQKGSPIDPLTSFNYSVCVGPDIQTTWLNVRNAYFPRSPNVDLQKSNLAGILWKYETKNGLPSDTFGNFLHDLNSLGVSIPAVQYNMGWQNGVGDIKFNEQTRKIMMQFLKGKYSSSKLFLPINLACSYMSDNFKRGAGDKLFANDRQTGALKAILYDGESCAVWDTTNPDTRAFLKEAFGILQQAGTQEQTEYPQGFEFRASISNKAFPVDLFENTTDLNAINLHFVDFLATLNKTVLLETAYRMQNRSVFVQVPTLVANKEGRKCLDYVIPASLTAGIHGYPYVMTLAPSEDQVDHELYVRWLQLAVFFPALKVTNAALRFNSVVTEVLREISEYRTSFVYPLLTETIQDVELGYPIIRPMWWVEPTDYKTYTIDDQFLLGNKTLVAPVLCIGARKRDIYLPKGVWKHGGSGAQYPGNQWLRDFPVDLKDMPVFTIEDEYSLQQNDTSTSSN, via the exons ATGGATTCTGAAAGCCATCTTAATGTTCAGAAAGG AGAGAAGGAGAATGACAAACTCCTTCACCAGACTGAGTTGAGCCCTGGTGGTAACTATGGTGTTGGGGACATGGGTGAAAAGGCACCCCTGGAGGCTGGACATAGTCTCGAAGGCGACAGCCTGAATTCCTCCTTCGCAAACCGCTCAGGGTCGCAAAAAACTGGCAAAGAGGCATATCTAAAGAGTTTGGCG GAAGAAGATGCCCCACAGGCTACGTGTAAGAAGAAGGCATTGAAAGTTGTAGTCACTGTACTGTTCATTCTGATTGTCATTGGTAGTATTATCATATGGACAGTCCATGAAGGTAGGCCGAAAAAACACATTGGAAACAAGTACTTTGACTTTATTCCAAAGAAACGGGTATTAGATGTTTACAATGAAAAAGATGATATTGTTTTCTCAGGGATAATTCGTGTCAGTGATTTTGAAGTGGGTGCATTGAAAAAGTGCTATGACATGGAGATGCAGAatgatttttgttatatatttgacGATGGTCCCATTTTTAAGTTCAGGCCGTATGACTTGAACCCAAGCGTACACTGCATTGATTTGATGTGGGAGAATTTAAAGTCTTATTCACCCACAGATTGTTTCAACATCGGGCACTCGTTTTGGTATGGAATTCCGAACTTCAAAGGTGGGTTTTGGCCCCTTATTCCGGACCAGATATCAATTGACAGTCTGTCATACATGCCTTTCAGCAAGGAAATTACTGGGCATATCTTGGAGAAGTTATGGATCAGTGCCATTGGTACAGCAGTTATCTCTCATGAAAATATTCCAATTTCAGTGAGTTTTAACAGTGGAAATGACAAGACATTGTGTATTCAAATGGACCAAAAAGGGTCCCCTATTGATCCCTTGACAAGTTTTAATTATTCGGTCTGCGTTGGACCAGATATCCAGACAACATGGCTTAACGTTAGAAATGCATATTTCCCACGCTCGCCCAATGTTGATCTTCAGAAATCCAACTTAGCGGGGATACTATGGAAGTATGAGACAAAGAATGGTCTTCCTTCTGATACATTTGGCAACTTCTTACACGACCTGAATTCACTGGGTGTGTCTATTCCCGCTGTTCAGTACAACATGGGCTGGCAGAATGGCGTTGGGGACATAAAATTCAATGAGCAAACTAGGAAAATTATGATGCAGTTTTTAAAAGGGAAATACTCCTCTTCAAAATTGTTTCTGCCGATAAATCTTGCCTGCTCGTATATGTCCGACAATTTCAAACGTGGAGCAGGGGACAAACTTTTTGCAAACGACAGGCAGACAGGAGCTCTGAAAGCCATACTCTACGATGGAGAGAGTTGTGCCGTATGGGATACCACCAATCCAGATACGCGAGCATTTCTTAAAGAAGCATTCGGCATTTTGCAACAAGCCGGAACCCAAGAACAGACTGAGTATCCTCAAGGATTTGAATTCCGAGCGAGCATCAGCAATAAAGCATTCCCAGTGGATCTTTTCGAGAATACAACTGATTTGAATGCAATTAACTTGCACTTTGTAGACTTTTTGGCAACGTTAAACAAAACGGTTCTTCTTGAAACAGCATATCGTATGCAAAACCGCTCAGTCTTTGTTCAGGTTCCCACGTTAGTTGCCAATAAGGAAGGACGTAAATGTCTTGATTATGTAATACCAGCGTCGCTCACTGCAGGTATCCATGGTTACCCATACGTGATGACCTTAGCGCCATCAGAAGACCAGGTGGATCATGAACTCTATGTCCGTTGGTTACAACTTGCAGTGTTCTTTCCTGCACTGAAAGTAACAAATGCTGCTCTTCGATTCAACTCTGTTGTTACTGAAGTTTTGAGGGAGATTTCAGAATATCGCACCAGTTTTGTGTACCCATTGTTGACGGAAACCATTCAGGATGTAGAACTTGGATACCCGATTATTCGACCTATGTGGTGGGTCGAGCCAACAGATTATAAAACCTACACGATTGACGACCAGTTCTTGCTCGGTAACAAGACATTAGTGGCCCCAGTTCTCTGCATAGGGGCTCGTAAAAGGGACATTTATCTGCCCAAGGGTGTCTGGAAACATGGAGGGTCAGGGGCTCAGTACCCTGGTAACCAATGGTTACGGGATTTTCCAGTGGATTTAAAAGACATGCCAGTGTTTACCATAGAGGATGAATATTCTTTGCAACAGAATGATACTTCAACATCAAGTAATTAG